A window of Coturnix japonica isolate 7356 chromosome 2, Coturnix japonica 2.1, whole genome shotgun sequence contains these coding sequences:
- the LOC107310643 gene encoding rho GTPase-activating protein 32-like isoform X1, with protein MWKPQLERVESSVNVPSIAAAHVIKSHVAQGPDELSLEVGDLVCIVAMPPKELSPWWRGKRGFEVGIFPGECVELISRKVPESLINSLPKPVPKKRGKLNTFLRSVVKARPRRAKQPEPEKEGVFGCDLGEHLLRSGRDVPQVLQSCAQFIEEHGVVQGIYRLSGMASRIQRLRHEFDMEQVPELSVRELHSVSSLCKLYFRELPNPLLTEQLYAKFSDAAGAATEEERVFRMKDAIQQLPAPHYRTLEYLMRHLASLAGNCSITNMDAHNLAIVWAPNLLRSQQSQSACTSEGAACLEVQTQSAVVEFLISHTDILFGSRSTSALGEGAGEHLPPLV; from the exons ATGTGGAAGCCACAGCTGGAGCGTGTGGAGTCATCTGTTAACGTTCCATCGATTGCGGCAGCCCATGTTATTAAGAGCCATGTTGCCCAGGGACCAGATGAGCTCTCCCTGGAG GTTGGAGACTTGGTGTGCATAGTTGCTATGCCACCAAAGGAGCTGAGCCCCTGGTGGAGAGGCAAGCGTGGCTTTGAG GTTGGGATTTTCCCTGGTGAGTGCGTGGAACTCATCAGCAGAAAAGTTCCCGAGTCCCTCATCAATTCCTTGCCAAAGCCTG TGCCGAAGAAACGGGGCAAGCTCAACACCTTCCTTCGTTCCGTGGTGAAAGCCCGCCCCAGGAGAGCAAAGCAGCCGGAGCCAGAGAAGGAAGGGGTGTTTGGGTGTGACCTGGGGGAGCACCTTCTCCGCTCTGGCCGTGATG TCCCCCAGGTCCTGCAGAGCTGCGCTCAATTCATTGAGGAGCATGGCGTGGTGCAGGGGATATACCGCCTGTCCGGCATGGCGTCCAGGATCCAGCGACTACG ccatGAATTTGATATGGAGCAGGTTCCTGAGCTCAGCGTCCGAGAACTTCACAGCGTGAGCTCCCTGTGCAAGTTGTACTTCAGGGAGCTCCCGAACCCTCTTCTGACTGAGCAGCTGTATGCCAAGTTCTCG GACGCTGCTGGTGCTGCAACAGAGGAGGAGCGGGTGTTCAGAATGAAGGACgccatccagcagctgcccGCTCCTCACTACAG AACACTAGAGTACCTAATGAGACATTTGGCATCTCTAGCTGGGAACTGCTCGATCACCAACATGGATGCTCACAATTTAGCCATAGTGTGGGCTCCAAACCTCTTAAG atCCCAGCAGAGCCAGTCTGCCTGCACCAGCGAAGGAGCTGCCTGCTTGGAAGTGCAGACACAGTCGGCGGTTGTGGAATTTCTCATTAGCCACACAGACATCCTCTTTGGCTCCAGATCCACGTCAGCCTTGGGAGAGGGAGCAGGTGAGCATCTTCCCCCATTAGTTTGA